The sequence CAGCGCGGCCAGGAGTGAGCCGGCCCGCCCGGCCGCCGCGCCCCGCGCCGCCTCGGTGCGACGCCCCGTGCGCAATCCCGTGAGTTGCCGCGCAAACGCTCTTTACTGTACGAGAAACGCCGTGCCACGTTGGCGCAAACGGGGGCCTACGCTCCCGTTCCGCAAGAGGGGTCCGTTTCCATGAAGAAGATTGTCACCGCCCTTGTGGGCGCGACGGCCGCCGCCTTCGCCGCGGCCGCTCCGGCGGCTGCGCAGGACGACGTCCGCCCGGCCATCATCTACGACCTCGGGGGCAAGTTCGATCGCTCGTTCAACGAGGGCGTCTACAACGGCGCCGTCCGCTTCCAGGAGGAGAGCGGGATCGAGTTCCGCGAGTTCGAGCCGCAGAACGACGCCCAGCGCGAGCAGGCCATGCGCCGCTTCGCCCAGCAGGGCTTCTCGCCGATCCTCGCGGTCGGCTTCTCGCAGCAATCCGCGCTCGAGCGCGTCGCCGCCGAATTCCCCGAGACCGACTTCGCCATCATCGATTCCGTCGTCGACCTGCCGAACGTCGCCTCCATGGTCTTCAAGGAGCACGAGGGCTCCTACCTCGTGGGCATGCTCGCCGGGCTCGCCTCCGAGACCGGCACGGTCGGCTTCGTCGGCGGCATGGACATCCCGCTGATCCGCCGCTTCGGCTGCGGCTACGCGCAGGGCGTCAAGGCCGTCGATTCCGACGCCGAGGTGATCGTCAACATGACCGGCACGACCGGCGCGGCCTGGAACGACCCGGTGCGCGGCGGCGAGCTCGCCCGTTCGCAGATGGAGCAGGGCGCCGACGTGATCTATCACGGCGCCGGCGGCACCGGCATCGGCGTGCTGCGCGCGGCGGCGGACGCCGGCAAGCTCGGCATCGGCGTCGATTCGAACCAGAACATGCTGCATCCGGGCTCGGTCCTGACCTCGATGCTCAAGCGCGTCGACAACGCCACCTACCAGCTGTTCACCACCTCCCAGGCGGGCGACTTCGAGCCGGGCCTCCAGGTTCTCGGCCTCGCCGAGGGCGGCGTCGGCTGGGCGCTCGACGAGAACAACGAGGCGCTGATCACCCAGGAGATGAAGGACGCCGTCGCCGAGGCGGAGCAGAAGATCGTCTCCGGCGAGGTCGTGGTGCACGACTACATGGAAGACGGCTCCTGCCCGGCCGTGTCCATGTGATCGCGATCCGTGTGATCGCGCCTCCAGCGTTCGCGTAAGGCCCGCCCGCCCATGGCTTCGACCGCCCCCCTCGCCATCGAGCTCGTCGGCATCGACAAGAGCTTCGGCCCCGTCCGCGCCAACAAGGACGTGAACCTCGCCGTCCAGGCCGGTTCGATCCACGGCATCGTCGGGGAGAACGGGGCGGGGAAGTCGACCCTGATGTCGATCCTCTACGGCTTCTACGAGGCCGATCGGGGCGAGATCCGGGTGAAGGGCGAGCGGCTGCGCATCCGCTCCTCGGCGGACGCCATCGCCGCCGGCATCGGCATGGTCCACCAGCACTTCATGCTGGTGGACACGCTCACCGTGGTCGAGAACGTCATGCTCGGCGCGGAGGGCGGGCGCATGCTCGCCGGCGGCGAGGCCAGGGTCCGCGCGGAGCTCGCGCGCTTCGCCCGGGATTACGGGCTGACCATCGATCCCGACGCGCTGGTGGAGGACCTCTCGGTCGGCCTCCAGCAGCGCGTCGAGATCATCAAGGCGCTCTATCGCGGCGCCGAGATCCTCATTCTCGACGAGCCCACCGCCGTGCTCACGCCGCACGAGGCGCAGGGGCTGTTCGAGCTCTTGCGCACGCTCGTGGCGCGCGGCGTCACCATCATCCTGATCACCCACAAGCTCCACGAGATCATGGCCGCGACGGACCACGTCTCCGTCATGCGCCGCGGCGAGATGGTGGCCACCGTAACCACGGCCGAGACCTCCCCGGCCCAGCTCGCCGAGCTGATGGTCGGGCGCCACGTGCTCCTCCACGTGGAGAAGGGCGAGCACCGGCCGGGCGAGCCGATGCTGCAGGTGCGCGACCTCTCCGTCGCCGACACGATGGGCGTGATGCGCGTGGTCGACGTGTCCTTCGACGTGCGCGCGGGGGAGATCGTCGGCATCGCCGGCGTCGCCGGCAACGGCCAGTCCGAGCTGCTCGAGGCGCTCGCCGGCATGCGCCCCATCGCCACCGGGACCATCACGCTGCAGGGCCGCGCGCTCACGGCCGAGGAGCGCGACCCGCATCGCCTGCGCAAGCACGGGCTCCTGCACGTGCCGGAGGACCGTATCCGCATGGGCCTCGTGCCGGCCTTCGAGGCCTTCGAGAGCGCCGCTCTCGGGTTCGTCGACGATCCCGGCTACGGCGCCGGGCCGATCCTCAGCCATTCCCGGATGATCGCCGACGCCAGACGCAAGATGGAGCTCTACGACGTGCGCCCGCCGGAGCCGCGGCTCAAGACAGCGAACTTCTCCGGCGGCAACCAACAGAAGATCGTGCTCGCCCGCGAGATCGAGCGCGGCCCGAAGGTGCTGCTCGTCGGCCAGCCGACCCGCGGCGTCGACATCGGCGCCATCGAGTTCATCCACCGCCGCCTGATCGCGCTGCGCGACCAGGGCGTGGCCATCCTGCTCGTTTCCGTCGAGCTCGACGAGATCATGAGCCTGTCGGACCGCATTCTCGCCATGTGCGGCGGCAGGATCACCGGCGAGCGCCGCCCCTCCGAGACCAACGAGGGCGAGCTCGGCCTCCTGATGGCCGGCGTCGCGGCGTAACCTTCGCATGACCCCCGACCGCCGCCTCACCCTCGCCCGCCCGGACCTCGCCGACAGCGCCCTCGACGGCGTCGTTCCGGCCGCGCGCTACGTCGCCCCGACCCGTCGGCGCGTGACCCTGCCGCTCGTCGACCTCCGCCCCGAGCCGCGGCTCGACGTCGGCATCGACACGCAGGCCCTGATGGGGGAGGCGGTGGACGTGCTCGACGTCGACGAGGAGGGCTTCGCCTTCGGCCGGCTCGTGCGCGACGGCTATGTCGGCTGGCTCTCCGCCGACGCGCTCGGCGACGCCGACCCCGCGCCGACGCACCGCGTCGCCGAGGTGCGCACCTTCCTCTATCCGGGGCCCAGCCTGAAGCAGCCGATCCTCGGCTGGCTCTCCCTCGGCGCGCAGATCGCCGTCGCCGAGACGCGCGGCGACTACGCCCGGGTCGACGGCGCCGGCTGGATCTTCGCCCGCCATCTCGCGCCGCTCGATGCACCGCCCGAGCCCGATTTCGTCGCCGTCGCCGAGCGCTTCCTCGAGACGCCCTACCTCTGGGGCGGGATCTCCAGCCTCGGTCTCGACTGCTCGGGCCTGGTGCGCGCCGCGCGGCACGCCGCCGGCCGCGCCTGCCCGCGCGACACCGACATGCAGGAGGCCTTCTTCGAGACCCGTGTGCCCGAGGGCGCCACGCTCGCCCGCGGCGACCTCGTCTTCTGGAAGGGCCATGTCGGCATCATGCAGGACGAGACCCGGCTTCTCCACGCCAACGGCTGGCACATGAAGGTCGCGAGCGAGCCCTTCGAGACCGCCCGCGCCCGCATCCTGGAGAAGAGCTTCGGCCCGGTGACGAGCATCCGCCGGCCGTGAGGATGACGGCGGGCGCTCACCCGGCCGCGTAGAGATCCGCGTAGCGCTCCCGCAGGACGTTCTTCTGCACCTTGCCCATCGTGTTGCGCGGCAATTCGGGGAGGAAGATCACCCGCTTGGGCTGCTTGTAGCGCGCCAGCCGGTCCGCGAGGGCGGCCTGGATCGCCGGCTCGCTCACCTCGGAGCCGGGCCGCGTCACGACGGCGGCCGTGACGCCCTCGCCGAAATCCGGGTGCGCCACACCGAACACGGCGCTCTCGACCACGCCCGGCAGGAGGTCGATCTCGGTCTCGACCTCCTTCGGGTAGACGTTGTAGCCGCCGGTGATGACGAGGTCCTTGCCGCGCCCGACGATGTGGACGTAGCCCCGATCGTCGACCTTGCCGAGATCGCCGGTGACGAAGAAGCCGTCCTCGCGGAACTCGGCCGCGGTCTTCTCGGGGTTGCGCCAATAGCCCTTGAAGACGTTGGGCCCGCGCACCTCGATCATGCCGATCTCGCCCTGCGCCAGCGCCGCCCCGGTCTCGGGATCGACGACGCGCAGGTCCACCTCCGGCAGCGGGAAGCCCACCGTGCCCGGCAGCCGGTCCCCCTCGTAGGGGTTCGAGGTGTTCATGTTGGTCTCGGTCATGCCGTAGCGCTCGAGGATGGCGTGGCCGGTGCGCTCGGAGAAGGCGGTGTGCGTCTCCGCCAGCAGCGGCGCGGAGCCGGAGACGAACAGGCGCATGTGCGCCGTCGCTTCGCGGGTGAGGCCGGGATGCTGCAGGAGCCGCACGTAGAAGGTCGGCACGCCCATCATGGCGGTCGCCCGCGGCATCAGCCGCAGGATCTCGTCCGGGTCGAACTTCGGCAGGAACAGCATGGTCGCGCCGGCGGCGAGGATGGTGTTCGTCGCCGTGAACAGGCCGTGGGTATGGAAGGTCGGCAGCGCGTGGAGCAGCACGTCGTCCTTCGTGAAGCGCCAATACTCGCGCAAGGTCCGCGCGTTGGAGGCGAGGTTCTCGTGGCTGAGCATCGCGCCCTTGGAACGCCCCGTCGTACCCGAGGTGTAGAGGATCGCGGCGAGATCGTCGGGCCCGCGCTCGGCGTCGGCGAAATCGGGGGAGGCGGCGGACGCCTTCTCCCGCAGCGTGCCGGCGCCGGCGGAGTCGAGCGTCTCGACCGCCTTGCAGCCGCGCTCGGTCGCGAGAGCGGCGAGCGCGTCGCGCGCCTTCGGGTCGCAGACGAAGAGGGCGGGCTCGGCGTCCTCCATGAAATAGGCGAGCTCGGCCGGCGTGTAGGCCGTGTTCAGCGGCAGGAAGATCGCCCCGGCGCGCAGGCAGCCGAGCAGCAGCAGGATCACCTCGGGGCTCTTCTCGACCTGCACCGCCACGCGGTCCCCGACCTCGACGCCGAGATCGCGCAGCGTGTTGGCGAAGCGCCCCGCCTCGGCGAACAGGTCCGCGTAGGAGATGCGTCGCCCCGTGGGCGTCTCGATGAAGGTGCGGCTCGTATCGTCGATGCCCGCCACGATCTGGGCGTAGAGATGAGAGGCCATATTTCGGCGTGTCCTCGGCTTTTTCCCCGGGCTTTTCCCCGCTTCGTCGAGGGGTGACCCGCCGCGCGCGCCGCGTCAAGGGCGGCGGACGCGAGGAAGGGATTGCGCGATCGCGCCGGAAGGCCTCATCCGCGCCTTCGCCGCCGCCGCCCGAGCCTCACCCCTGCGCCGGCGCCGTCTCCTTCTCGCCCGACGGCTTCACCGCCCGCGCCGGCTTGGCGAGCCGCCGCACCTCGCCGGAGAGCGCCACCTCGCCGCGCTCGGCATAGGCCTCGTGGTTCCGCTCGATCGTGTCGAGGTCGTAGAGGTAGTTCACCATCGCCCCCGCCGCCTGGGCGAGGCCGCGCGGGGAGAGGTCGGCCAGCGCGTGCACGCGCTCGAGCCGCGCGCCGTTGCCGAGGTGGAAGCGCGCGACCGGGTCGAGCGGCTTACCGGACGGCGCGCGGGCGCGGGCGAGATAGGTGGCGCACAGGGCCCGCAGCGGTTCGCGCAGCGCCTCGCGCGCCGCCTCGTCCGTCTCCCAGCCGTCGTGGAGGTGCTTCTCGAGCACGGCGCGCTCCTCCTTGGTCAGGCAAAGCGAGGCGGGGTCGTCGCGTTCCCCCTGCAGCCACGAGACGAAGCCCGGCACGGGGGAGAGCGTCACGAAGGTGCGCAGCTGCGGCAGGTCCCGGCGCAGCTCCTCCACCACCTGCTTGATCAGGAAGGAGCCGAAGCTCACCCCGGCGAGGCCCTTCTGGCAATTCGAGATCGAGTAGAACACGGCGGTCGTCGCCTCGCCCGCCGGCAGCGGCGTGCGCTGCGGCGCGAGGATGCCGGCGATGGCGCCGGGGATGTCGCGGGTGAGCGCCACCTCGACGAAGATCAGCGGCTCGTCGACGAGCGCGGGATGGAAGAAGGCGTAGAGCCGCCGGTCGGGCGGCGCGAGGCGGCCCTTCAGGTCCTCGAAGCTGTCGATGCGGTGCACCGCCTCGTAGGCGACGATCTTCTCCAGCACGTTGGCCGGCGAGGTCCAGTCGATGCGCCTCAGCGTCAGGAAGCCGCGGTTGAACCACGACGAGAACAGGTGCCGGAAATCGGCGTCGACGTCGGCGAGCGCGGGGTCGTCCGCGAGACCGGCGAGCACGTCCTCGCGCATGCGCACCAGCGCGAGCGTGCCCCCCGGCGCGCGGTTGAGCTTGCGGAACAGCTCCTGCCGGCGCGGCTCGGCGGCGAGGTGCAGCGCCATGGCCATGCGGGGCCCGGGCGCGTCGGCATAGGCCGCCATCGCGTGGGCGATGCGCTCCTCCACCGGGCCGAAGCGGCTCGCGAGCAGCGAGAGGAAGCCGCGGCGCATCTCGGCGGGCGCGGCGGCGTAGGCCGTGAGCAGGTCGCCGGCGCGCGCCACGCTCGAGGCCTCGCCCGCGCCGGAGAGCAGCGCCTCGGCGAGATGGGCGAGCTCTTTCGCGTCGCGCGCGCGGGCCCGTCCGCCCGTCACGAGCGAGCGCCCGCGGTCCGCGATCTGCTGGACCATGTCCGTGAAGAACGAGATCGTGCCCGCGGCCATCCGCGCCTCTCTCCTGCGCCTCCTCGCCCCCCGTGTCCGGACAGGATAGGGGAGCGCGCCGCGCTTCGCCATGGCGCGAGGGCTCGGCTTTTCGGGTAAGGGGGCTGCGCCGCGCGCATTGCAAGCGGGGTTGCGCCGGCCTATGTCTCCCCGCGAGGCCACGATCGGCCTCCGGCGCGCTGCCGACGGGGAGCGTCGAACGAGACCGGACGAGCCCCTGATCCCGAGCCTCTGACGCGATGACCCATCCTCCCGATCTCGACGGCCAGCCGGACGCCGCCGCCGCGCCTCTGCGCGTGCAGGCGGTGAACCGCATGCCGCAGGGATCGCGCCGCTTCGCCTGGATCGGCAGCGCGCTCGGCCTCGGCCTGTTCATCGCCTCGATCGTGTTCCTCTGGCAGGTCGTCTCCGACCTGGAATGGACGGAGCTGAAGGCGGCCTTCGTCCAGGCGAGCGCGGAGCAGCTCTGGGCCGCCATCGGCTTCGTCGTGATCAGCTATGCGCTCCTCACCTGCTACGACGCGCTGGCGCTCAAGCAGCTGAAGCTGCGGGTGCCCTACCGAACCACCGCGCTCGCCTCGTTCACGAGCTACGCGGTGAGCTTCAACCTGGGCTTCCCGCTCCTCACCGGCGGGACCGTGCGCTACTGGATCTACGCGCCCAAGGGCCTGCGCGCGAGCCGGGTGGCGAGCCTCACCGTCATCGCCGGCATCACCTTCTGGCTCGGCATGGGCCTCGTCCTCACCTGGACGCTGCTCTCCGAGGGCGCGGCGGTGACGGCGCTGACGGGCATCGGGCTCGGGCTCGTCAAGCTCATCGGGGTGGGCGTCGGCGCGGCGCTCGTCGTCTACATGGTCTTCGTCTCGCTCAGGCGCCGATCGGTGACGATCCAGGGCTGGCGGCTGGAATTGCCGGGCTTCCGGCTCTCGCTCGGCCAGTCGCTGATCGGCGCCGCCGAGGTCTGCGCGGCGAGCGCGGTGCTCTATGTCCTCCTCCCGGCGGGCCACGGCATCGGCTTCGAGGCCTTCCTCGCCATCTACGTCGTCGCGGTGATGCTCGGCATCGCCTCCCACGCGCCGGGCGGGCTCGGCGTCTTCGAGGCGACGATGCTGATCGCGCTCTCGGGCCTGCCGCGCGAGCAGGTGCTCGGCGCCCTCCTCCTGTTCCGAATCTGCTACTACTTCCTCCCGTTCATCGTGGCGCTGGCTCTGCTCGGCGCCTACGAGATCACGCGGCGGCTGAAAGCGCTGCGCAGCGTGCTCGAGCCCGAGGAGCCGCTGGCGTGACGCCTCCGCCGCCGCCGCCGACCGCCGATCCCGAGGAGACGGCCGTGCAGGAGAGGGACCTGGAGGACGCGCAGGACGGAGACGACCCGCCGCCGGACGGCGTCGCCCGAGACCGCGCCTCGCGCCGCGCCGTGGCTTCGGGCGCGCTGATCGCGGCGGGCCTGCTCTTCCTCGTCGCGGCTGCGACGGAGGGCGTCAACGTCTGGCTCGTCGTCGCCATGCCCATCGCGGTCGCCGCCGCCGCCATCGCGGTCGGCGAGCGGGTCCAGGCGCGCCGGGTCAAGAAGCTCGTCGCCGCGGGGCGGCGCCTCGCCATCGTCGAGGCGCTTCTCGCCAATATCCCCGACCCGGTGGTGATGATCGACCGGCGCGTCATCGTGCGCGAGGCGAACGGGGCGGCGAACGGGCTCTTTCCCGGCCTTCGGATCGGTCACCCGCTCTCCTTCGCGCTGCGCGCGCCGCAGGTCCTCGACGGGGTCGAGGAGGCGCTTCGCACCGGCGAGCGGGTGCGCGTCGAATACGCCGAGCGCGTGCCGACGGAGCGCGTCTTCGAGGTGATGATCGGCCCGCTCGACCTCGAGGCCGAGCGCCGCGAGACGGAGGCGAGCGCCATCGAGCGCCCTCCGCGCGAGCAGAGCGTGGTGCTCTACTTCCGCGACCTGACCTCGGCGCGCCGGCTCGAGACCATGCGCGTCGACTTCGTGGCCAACGTCAGCCACGAGCTGCGCACGCCGCTCTCCTCGCTGCTGGGCTTCGTCGAGACGCTGCAGGGGCCGGCGAAGAACGACGCCGCCGCCCGCGAGCGCTTCCTCGAGATCATGCGCGTCCAGGCCCAGCGCATGAGCCGGCTGATCGACGACCTGCTCTCGCTCTCGCGCATCGAGCTGCGCGCCCACGTGCCGCCGCAGACCACGATCGACCTCACCGCGGTGACGAAGCAGATGCTCGACACCCTCGCTCCGCTCGCCCGCGAGCGCGGCGTCGAGGTGGTCTTCGCGCATCCCGAGGCGCCCGCGACCATCGCCGGGGAGCGCGACGAGCTCCTGCGCGTCGTCGAGAACCTCGTCGAGAACGCCATCAAGTACGCCGATGCCGGCAAGCGGGTGGAGGTCACGATCGCGCGGCGCGCGGCCGAGAACGGGCGCCCGGGGGAGGAGGCCGAGACCATCCGCCTCGCCGTGCGCGACCACGGCCCCGGCATCTCCCCCGAGCACCTGCCGCGCCTCACCGAGCGCTTCTACCGCGTCGACGTCGCCGCGAGCCGCGAGCGCGGCGGGACGGGGCTCGGCCTCGCCATCGTCAAGCACATCGTCGCCCGCCACCGCGCGAAGCTCACCATCGAGAGCGAGCTCGGGAAGGGCGCGCTCTTCGCCGTGGACTTCCCGGCGCCGAAGGAGGTGGCGTGAGGCCGCCTCCGGTCCCGGCCCACCTTGACCTTCGCGGCGCGACGCGTCACCTCTCCCCCGGACAGCCTCCGACACGGGTACGACCCATGGATCTCCTCGCTGAAGCCGATCACACCAAGTCCGGCGCGGCCGCGCGCCACAGGACCGCCGGCGTGATGATCGGGCACGTCCAGGTCGGCGGGGGCGCGCCGGTCGTCGTGCAGTCGATGACGAACACCGACACGGCGGACGTGGATTCCACCGTCGCGCAGGTGGCCCAGCTCGCCCGCGCCGGCTCCGAGATCGTGCGCATCACGGTCGACCGCGACGAGGCCGCCGCCGCCGTGCCCCGCATCCGCGAGCGGCTCGACCGCATCGGCTGCGACGTGCCGCTGGTGGGAGACTTCCACTATATCGGCCACAAGCTGCTCGCCGATCACCCGGCCTGCGCCGAGGCGCTGGCCAAATACCGCATCAACCCGGGCAACGTCGGCTTCAAGGACAAGAAGGACCGGCAGTTCTCGATGATCGTCGAGAAGGCCATCGAGCACGGCAAGGCCGTGCGCATCGGCGCCAACTGGGGCTCGCTCGACCAGGAGCTGCTCACGCACCTGATGGACCTCAACGCCGCGCGGCCCGACCCGCTGGCGGCGGGGGCCATCACCCGCGAGGCGATGGTGCAGTCGGCGCTCCTTTCGGCCGAGCGCGCCATCGAGATCGGCCTGCCCAAGGACCGGATCGTGATCTCGGCGAAGGTGTCGAACGTGCAGGACCTGATCGCGGTCTATCGCGAGCTCGCCCGGCGCTCGGACTACGCGCTGCATCTCGGCCTCACCGAGGCCGGCATGGGCTCGAAGGGCATCGTCGCGTCCTCGGCGGCGCTCGGCGTACTGCTCCAGGACGGCATCGGCGACACGGTCCGCTTCTCGCTCACGCCCGAGCCCGGCGGCGACCGCACGCTCGAGGTGAAGGCGGCGCAGGAGCTGCTCCAGACGATGGGCTTTCGCACCTTCGTCCCGCTGGTCGCCGCCTGCCCCGGCTGCGGGCGCACCACCTCGACGGTGTTCCAGGAGCTCGCCCGCGACATCCAGCGCTGGATCGACACGTCGATGCCGGAATGGAAGACCACGCATCCGGGCGTGGAAGAGCTCAACGTCGCGGTGATGGGCTGCATCGTCAACGGCCCGGGCGAATCGAAGCACGCCGACATCGGCATCTCGCTGCCCGGCACCGGCGAGGCCCCCGCCGCCCCGGTCTTCATCGACGGCAAGAAGGCCGTTACCCTGCGCGGCCCCACCATCGCCGACGACTTCAAGACGCTGGTCGTGGACTACATCGACCGGCGCTACGGCACGGGGGACCGCTCCGCCGCGGAGTGACGGCGCTGGCGTAGAGCGCCGACGGGATTTCCCTCTCCACGAGGGCTAGCTGATGCACACATCTCGCTCGGCGAAGGCGTTCCGCTAGGCAGTCG comes from Salinarimonas sp. and encodes:
- the ispG gene encoding flavodoxin-dependent (E)-4-hydroxy-3-methylbut-2-enyl-diphosphate synthase, giving the protein MDLLAEADHTKSGAAARHRTAGVMIGHVQVGGGAPVVVQSMTNTDTADVDSTVAQVAQLARAGSEIVRITVDRDEAAAAVPRIRERLDRIGCDVPLVGDFHYIGHKLLADHPACAEALAKYRINPGNVGFKDKKDRQFSMIVEKAIEHGKAVRIGANWGSLDQELLTHLMDLNAARPDPLAAGAITREAMVQSALLSAERAIEIGLPKDRIVISAKVSNVQDLIAVYRELARRSDYALHLGLTEAGMGSKGIVASSAALGVLLQDGIGDTVRFSLTPEPGGDRTLEVKAAQELLQTMGFRTFVPLVAACPGCGRTTSTVFQELARDIQRWIDTSMPEWKTTHPGVEELNVAVMGCIVNGPGESKHADIGISLPGTGEAPAAPVFIDGKKAVTLRGPTIADDFKTLVVDYIDRRYGTGDRSAAE
- a CDS encoding lysylphosphatidylglycerol synthase domain-containing protein, translating into MTHPPDLDGQPDAAAAPLRVQAVNRMPQGSRRFAWIGSALGLGLFIASIVFLWQVVSDLEWTELKAAFVQASAEQLWAAIGFVVISYALLTCYDALALKQLKLRVPYRTTALASFTSYAVSFNLGFPLLTGGTVRYWIYAPKGLRASRVASLTVIAGITFWLGMGLVLTWTLLSEGAAVTALTGIGLGLVKLIGVGVGAALVVYMVFVSLRRRSVTIQGWRLELPGFRLSLGQSLIGAAEVCAASAVLYVLLPAGHGIGFEAFLAIYVVAVMLGIASHAPGGLGVFEATMLIALSGLPREQVLGALLLFRICYYFLPFIVALALLGAYEITRRLKALRSVLEPEEPLA
- a CDS encoding BMP family ABC transporter substrate-binding protein, with amino-acid sequence MKKIVTALVGATAAAFAAAAPAAAQDDVRPAIIYDLGGKFDRSFNEGVYNGAVRFQEESGIEFREFEPQNDAQREQAMRRFAQQGFSPILAVGFSQQSALERVAAEFPETDFAIIDSVVDLPNVASMVFKEHEGSYLVGMLAGLASETGTVGFVGGMDIPLIRRFGCGYAQGVKAVDSDAEVIVNMTGTTGAAWNDPVRGGELARSQMEQGADVIYHGAGGTGIGVLRAAADAGKLGIGVDSNQNMLHPGSVLTSMLKRVDNATYQLFTTSQAGDFEPGLQVLGLAEGGVGWALDENNEALITQEMKDAVAEAEQKIVSGEVVVHDYMEDGSCPAVSM
- a CDS encoding malonyl-CoA synthase, translating into MASHLYAQIVAGIDDTSRTFIETPTGRRISYADLFAEAGRFANTLRDLGVEVGDRVAVQVEKSPEVILLLLGCLRAGAIFLPLNTAYTPAELAYFMEDAEPALFVCDPKARDALAALATERGCKAVETLDSAGAGTLREKASAASPDFADAERGPDDLAAILYTSGTTGRSKGAMLSHENLASNARTLREYWRFTKDDVLLHALPTFHTHGLFTATNTILAAGATMLFLPKFDPDEILRLMPRATAMMGVPTFYVRLLQHPGLTREATAHMRLFVSGSAPLLAETHTAFSERTGHAILERYGMTETNMNTSNPYEGDRLPGTVGFPLPEVDLRVVDPETGAALAQGEIGMIEVRGPNVFKGYWRNPEKTAAEFREDGFFVTGDLGKVDDRGYVHIVGRGKDLVITGGYNVYPKEVETEIDLLPGVVESAVFGVAHPDFGEGVTAAVVTRPGSEVSEPAIQAALADRLARYKQPKRVIFLPELPRNTMGKVQKNVLRERYADLYAAG
- a CDS encoding ABC transporter ATP-binding protein, producing MASTAPLAIELVGIDKSFGPVRANKDVNLAVQAGSIHGIVGENGAGKSTLMSILYGFYEADRGEIRVKGERLRIRSSADAIAAGIGMVHQHFMLVDTLTVVENVMLGAEGGRMLAGGEARVRAELARFARDYGLTIDPDALVEDLSVGLQQRVEIIKALYRGAEILILDEPTAVLTPHEAQGLFELLRTLVARGVTIILITHKLHEIMAATDHVSVMRRGEMVATVTTAETSPAQLAELMVGRHVLLHVEKGEHRPGEPMLQVRDLSVADTMGVMRVVDVSFDVRAGEIVGIAGVAGNGQSELLEALAGMRPIATGTITLQGRALTAEERDPHRLRKHGLLHVPEDRIRMGLVPAFEAFESAALGFVDDPGYGAGPILSHSRMIADARRKMELYDVRPPEPRLKTANFSGGNQQKIVLAREIERGPKVLLVGQPTRGVDIGAIEFIHRRLIALRDQGVAILLVSVELDEIMSLSDRILAMCGGRITGERRPSETNEGELGLLMAGVAA
- a CDS encoding ATP-binding protein, which encodes MTPPPPPPTADPEETAVQERDLEDAQDGDDPPPDGVARDRASRRAVASGALIAAGLLFLVAAATEGVNVWLVVAMPIAVAAAAIAVGERVQARRVKKLVAAGRRLAIVEALLANIPDPVVMIDRRVIVREANGAANGLFPGLRIGHPLSFALRAPQVLDGVEEALRTGERVRVEYAERVPTERVFEVMIGPLDLEAERRETEASAIERPPREQSVVLYFRDLTSARRLETMRVDFVANVSHELRTPLSSLLGFVETLQGPAKNDAAARERFLEIMRVQAQRMSRLIDDLLSLSRIELRAHVPPQTTIDLTAVTKQMLDTLAPLARERGVEVVFAHPEAPATIAGERDELLRVVENLVENAIKYADAGKRVEVTIARRAAENGRPGEEAETIRLAVRDHGPGISPEHLPRLTERFYRVDVAASRERGGTGLGLAIVKHIVARHRAKLTIESELGKGALFAVDFPAPKEVA
- a CDS encoding NlpC/P60 family protein, with translation MTPDRRLTLARPDLADSALDGVVPAARYVAPTRRRVTLPLVDLRPEPRLDVGIDTQALMGEAVDVLDVDEEGFAFGRLVRDGYVGWLSADALGDADPAPTHRVAEVRTFLYPGPSLKQPILGWLSLGAQIAVAETRGDYARVDGAGWIFARHLAPLDAPPEPDFVAVAERFLETPYLWGGISSLGLDCSGLVRAARHAAGRACPRDTDMQEAFFETRVPEGATLARGDLVFWKGHVGIMQDETRLLHANGWHMKVASEPFETARARILEKSFGPVTSIRRP
- a CDS encoding malonyl-CoA decarboxylase, which gives rise to MAAGTISFFTDMVQQIADRGRSLVTGGRARARDAKELAHLAEALLSGAGEASSVARAGDLLTAYAAAPAEMRRGFLSLLASRFGPVEERIAHAMAAYADAPGPRMAMALHLAAEPRRQELFRKLNRAPGGTLALVRMREDVLAGLADDPALADVDADFRHLFSSWFNRGFLTLRRIDWTSPANVLEKIVAYEAVHRIDSFEDLKGRLAPPDRRLYAFFHPALVDEPLIFVEVALTRDIPGAIAGILAPQRTPLPAGEATTAVFYSISNCQKGLAGVSFGSFLIKQVVEELRRDLPQLRTFVTLSPVPGFVSWLQGERDDPASLCLTKEERAVLEKHLHDGWETDEAAREALREPLRALCATYLARARAPSGKPLDPVARFHLGNGARLERVHALADLSPRGLAQAAGAMVNYLYDLDTIERNHEAYAERGEVALSGEVRRLAKPARAVKPSGEKETAPAQG